One segment of Herbaspirillum hiltneri N3 DNA contains the following:
- a CDS encoding HAD family hydrolase yields MQKFNPDYASPAGIRAVVFDFGGVLFDWNPLHLYQDLIPDAAEREHFLTNVCSPDWNIRQDGGRTLKDGTELLVAEHPQHEPMIRAFYDRWTDMLRGPLHDGVELLRTLHDKHVPLFGLTNWSSETFPYALANYDFLQIFRDIVVSGTEQCIKPDAVIYQIALTRYGEHLPGLKPSELVFLDDNAHNVDAARRLGWHAIHHVDCAETVKQLRELGLPV; encoded by the coding sequence ATGCAAAAATTCAACCCTGATTATGCGAGCCCGGCCGGCATTCGCGCCGTCGTGTTCGACTTCGGCGGCGTGCTGTTCGACTGGAATCCGCTGCACCTGTATCAAGACCTGATTCCCGATGCCGCCGAGCGTGAACACTTCCTCACCAACGTCTGTTCACCCGACTGGAACATCCGCCAGGACGGCGGTCGCACGCTCAAGGACGGCACCGAATTGCTGGTGGCCGAACATCCGCAGCACGAGCCGATGATCCGGGCGTTTTACGATCGCTGGACCGACATGCTGCGCGGGCCGCTGCATGATGGCGTCGAACTGCTGCGTACCTTGCACGACAAGCACGTGCCGCTGTTCGGCCTGACCAACTGGTCGTCGGAGACGTTTCCGTATGCGTTGGCGAACTACGATTTCCTGCAGATTTTCCGCGACATCGTGGTGTCGGGAACGGAGCAATGCATCAAGCCCGACGCGGTGATCTACCAGATCGCGCTGACGCGCTACGGCGAGCACCTGCCGGGCCTGAAGCCGTCGGAACTGGTCTTCCTGGACGACAACGCCCACAATGTCGACGCCGCGCGCCGCCTCGGCTGGCATGCGATCCATCATGTCGATTGCGCCGAGACGGTGAAACAGCTGCGAGAACTTGGCTTGCCTGTGTAA
- a CDS encoding DsbA family protein, with translation MSITALHYIYDPLCGWCYGAAPLAKAAREVMPVIGHGGGMMTGANRKQVSPALRNYVMPHDRRIEELSGQPFGDAYFNGLLLDETAVFDSAPPIAAILAAEEIAGRGLDLLSRLQTAHYVDGKRIADADVLRVLAVESGLDGDAFAQAYARIAGEELQQHIAASRRLLAQVGGHGFPAFVLEQDGRFELLDTGRWLGEPDAWRAHLAAYTHR, from the coding sequence TCACCGCCCTGCATTACATCTACGACCCGCTGTGCGGCTGGTGCTACGGCGCCGCGCCGCTGGCGAAAGCTGCACGCGAAGTCATGCCCGTAATCGGCCATGGCGGCGGCATGATGACCGGCGCCAACCGCAAGCAGGTCAGTCCGGCCTTGCGCAATTACGTCATGCCGCACGACCGCCGCATCGAGGAACTGAGCGGCCAGCCGTTCGGCGACGCCTATTTCAACGGATTGCTGCTGGACGAAACGGCGGTGTTCGATTCGGCGCCGCCGATTGCGGCGATTCTGGCAGCGGAAGAAATCGCCGGACGCGGACTGGACCTGCTGTCACGTTTGCAAACAGCGCATTATGTCGATGGCAAACGCATCGCCGACGCAGACGTACTACGCGTGCTGGCAGTGGAGTCGGGGCTGGATGGCGACGCATTCGCGCAAGCGTACGCGCGCATCGCCGGGGAAGAATTGCAGCAGCACATCGCCGCCAGCCGCCGCTTGCTGGCGCAGGTCGGCGGCCACGGGTTTCCGGCCTTTGTACTGGAGCAGGACGGCCGCTTCGAACTACTCGATACCGGCCGCTGGCTGGGAGAACCCGATGCGTGGCGCGCGCATCTCGCCGCGTACACGCACCGCTGA